In Gordonia iterans, the following proteins share a genomic window:
- a CDS encoding ComEC/Rec2 family competence protein has product MTVDLRLAGPAAACWVLTGSALVLPLTITVVITAGLVSVAVLAWVALRASRPAVAATAAAVCGVAAAAGAACVLRISITESAPIAQARGLPVVVVQVTGDPVMLRHSGEVRTPVRVVELDRRPHAPVAAELVAGAEAIGDTVPGQRMALRVRVRPPPDGVGRRLVAARLTAVGDIATVSPAPVWQRWAGRVRARLRLLAARSLPPRAAGLFPGLVLGDTGDLDGELRDHFRAAGLTHLTAVSGSNFAIVCGAVVLSLRMLGASTRSTVALGLLSMLGFVVLVRPTDSVLRAAVMGGIGLAGALAARRASALPALGAAVVVVLLFWPQMALAPGFALSVLATLGLVLWAAPIRQRLIRRGVPEVLAVLLAMTLAAQILTTPLVIAISDRVSLVSLPANLLVSPVVGPISLLGTLAAVIGAIGPPDGPGSLAGELLIRATGPEMWWLVGCADALGGRNWSAPEVPGWQAAIVLTLTGAFGYGVWRAHRSRDPT; this is encoded by the coding sequence ATGACCGTCGATCTGCGCTTGGCCGGCCCGGCCGCAGCGTGCTGGGTGCTGACCGGGTCCGCCCTCGTGTTGCCGCTGACGATCACCGTGGTGATCACGGCAGGGCTGGTGAGCGTCGCGGTCCTCGCATGGGTAGCGTTGCGCGCCTCGCGGCCGGCGGTGGCGGCGACTGCAGCCGCAGTGTGCGGAGTGGCGGCGGCCGCGGGGGCGGCGTGCGTCCTCCGGATATCGATCACCGAAAGCGCGCCGATCGCGCAGGCACGCGGTCTGCCGGTGGTCGTCGTCCAGGTGACGGGCGACCCGGTGATGCTGCGACACAGCGGCGAGGTGCGCACTCCGGTGAGGGTGGTCGAGCTGGACCGGAGACCGCACGCGCCCGTCGCCGCCGAACTCGTCGCCGGGGCGGAGGCGATCGGCGACACCGTGCCGGGGCAGCGGATGGCGCTGCGCGTTCGCGTGCGACCTCCCCCGGACGGAGTGGGGCGGAGGTTGGTGGCGGCCAGACTGACGGCAGTCGGCGACATCGCGACCGTGTCGCCCGCGCCGGTCTGGCAGAGATGGGCCGGCCGGGTGCGCGCGCGACTGCGGCTTCTGGCTGCTCGATCGCTGCCGCCGCGGGCTGCGGGCCTGTTTCCCGGGCTGGTGCTGGGCGACACCGGTGATCTCGACGGCGAGCTCCGCGACCACTTCCGGGCCGCCGGGCTGACACACCTTACCGCCGTCTCCGGGAGCAACTTCGCGATCGTCTGCGGCGCAGTGGTTCTCTCGCTGCGGATGCTCGGGGCGTCGACGCGTTCCACGGTCGCGCTGGGGCTGTTGTCGATGCTCGGGTTCGTGGTCCTGGTGCGGCCGACCGACAGCGTGCTGAGAGCGGCGGTGATGGGCGGCATCGGGCTGGCGGGAGCGCTGGCGGCGCGCCGTGCTTCGGCGCTGCCGGCTCTGGGGGCGGCGGTCGTCGTGGTGCTGCTGTTCTGGCCGCAGATGGCGCTTGCGCCGGGCTTCGCGCTGTCGGTGCTGGCGACACTGGGCCTGGTGTTGTGGGCGGCTCCGATCCGGCAGCGACTGATCCGGCGCGGGGTGCCGGAGGTGTTGGCCGTGCTGCTCGCGATGACGCTGGCCGCGCAGATCCTGACCACTCCGCTGGTGATCGCGATCTCCGATCGGGTCAGTCTGGTGTCCCTTCCGGCCAATCTGCTGGTGTCACCGGTGGTGGGCCCGATCTCCTTGCTCGGGACACTGGCCGCGGTGATCGGCGCGATCGGTCCGCCCGACGGTCCGGGCTCGCTGGCCGGGGAACTGCTGATCCGGGCGACGGGGCCGGAGATGTGGTGGCTGGTCGGGTGCGCGGATGCACTCGGCGGCCGGAATTGGTCGGCGCCGGAGGTCCCGGGCTGGCAGGCCGCGATCGTGCTGACTCTGACGGGTGCCTTCGGCTATGGGGTCTGGCGCGCGCACCGTTCGCGGGACCCCACCTGA
- a CDS encoding helix-hairpin-helix domain-containing protein — MARRTRTTQRGGLDRILPRDDPRARAPRGRPHADRARGAASPRPAAGDDWGATRIPDWLDTAAGRRAWSGDREVEHRDDDSGDRAETRADGEPRRVPRRAGGVAREEASSDGGDWNDRDRNDRDGNEGAGDDSGAAGDDTGHWDEVLDRSGSPGDGEFADRGHEDAYAEPGTEPEDWDDGEWDEDEDWEDPPRRRLTMLPPAAIGLIGVGVIACVIAGFSLLRGTEPVAPLVDFPASAGPSSQAAPGAPSAETPAEIVVSVAGLVRRPGLVRLPPNSRVAEALDRAGGARENADLLSLNLAQILHDGDQVLVGTREGGAGAVRSAVVSSAPGTAPDTSPGTVPGAAPQSGTVNLNTATEAELDTLPGVGPVTAKAIIAWRERNGGFASVDQLAEVEGIGPARLAKLRDAVTVG; from the coding sequence ATGGCCAGGAGAACACGCACGACGCAGCGCGGCGGACTCGATCGCATCTTGCCGCGGGACGACCCCCGCGCTCGGGCACCTCGCGGGCGCCCGCACGCCGATCGCGCGCGCGGTGCCGCCTCGCCCAGGCCGGCCGCCGGAGACGACTGGGGCGCCACCAGGATCCCGGATTGGCTCGACACCGCCGCGGGCCGTCGGGCCTGGTCCGGCGACCGGGAGGTCGAGCATCGGGACGACGACTCGGGTGATCGCGCGGAGACTCGCGCCGACGGCGAGCCCCGGCGTGTCCCGAGACGCGCCGGCGGCGTCGCCAGGGAGGAAGCGTCCTCGGACGGCGGCGACTGGAACGACCGTGACCGGAACGACCGTGATGGGAACGAGGGCGCTGGGGACGACAGCGGTGCCGCCGGCGACGACACGGGGCACTGGGACGAGGTACTCGACCGCTCCGGATCGCCGGGTGACGGTGAGTTCGCCGACCGGGGGCACGAGGATGCGTACGCCGAGCCGGGCACCGAACCCGAGGACTGGGACGACGGCGAGTGGGACGAGGACGAGGACTGGGAAGACCCGCCGCGCCGCCGGCTCACCATGCTGCCGCCGGCCGCGATCGGGCTGATCGGGGTCGGGGTGATCGCCTGTGTGATCGCGGGGTTCTCGCTGTTGCGCGGAACCGAGCCGGTCGCGCCGCTGGTCGACTTCCCGGCGTCGGCGGGACCGTCGTCGCAGGCTGCTCCCGGTGCGCCGTCCGCCGAGACGCCGGCGGAGATCGTGGTCAGCGTCGCGGGACTGGTGCGCCGTCCCGGCCTGGTCCGGCTGCCGCCGAACTCCCGGGTCGCCGAAGCGCTCGACCGTGCGGGCGGGGCCCGGGAGAACGCCGATCTGCTGAGTCTGAATCTCGCACAGATCCTGCACGACGGAGACCAGGTACTGGTCGGCACGCGCGAGGGCGGGGCCGGCGCGGTCCGCAGTGCAGTGGTGTCGTCCGCGCCGGGCACCGCGCCGGATACGAGCCCCGGCACAGTGCCCGGAGCGGCACCGCAGAGCGGCACGGTGAACCTGAACACCGCCACCGAAGCCGAGCTCGACACGTTGCCCGGTGTCGGGCCGGTGACCGCGAAGGCGATCATCGCGTGGCGCGAGCGGAACGGTGGATTCGCCTCGGTCGATCAACTCGCCGAGGTGGAGGGGATCGGTCCGGCACGCCTGGCGAAACTCCGCGACGCGGTGACCGTGGGCTGA
- a CDS encoding DegV family protein yields MSVIVVTDSSSRLPASLADRYGITQVPLHVTMPDGSEYLEGVDPIPSEVIATPGVSTSGANPQDLEKFYAEALARSDGDGVVAVHMSRRLSGTWAAARLVSEEFGESLRIVDSRAAGVSVGLTVLAAAQAAEGGADRDQVYEVAVRAAATAESLLCVQTLENLRNSGRISAASHLLGSALSIKPILHMEDGVLALKERQRTTTKAINRMIDSIVEHVGADEVTVAVQHCQAPGLAVEVLERVCDRLPKVTSSLVVDLGQVLGVHVGRGAVGIATGHGLLPLD; encoded by the coding sequence GTGTCTGTCATCGTCGTCACCGACTCGTCGTCGCGGTTGCCCGCGTCACTTGCCGACCGCTACGGGATCACCCAGGTCCCGTTGCACGTGACGATGCCCGACGGCTCGGAGTATCTGGAGGGGGTCGACCCCATCCCCAGTGAAGTGATCGCGACTCCGGGAGTCTCCACCTCCGGGGCCAATCCGCAGGATCTGGAGAAGTTCTACGCCGAGGCCCTCGCCCGCAGCGACGGCGACGGCGTGGTGGCCGTGCACATGTCGCGCAGACTGTCCGGGACCTGGGCCGCGGCGCGACTGGTCTCCGAGGAGTTCGGCGAGAGTCTGCGGATCGTCGACTCGCGGGCCGCGGGCGTCTCGGTGGGCTTGACGGTGCTCGCCGCGGCGCAGGCCGCCGAAGGAGGCGCCGACCGGGACCAGGTGTACGAGGTCGCGGTGCGCGCGGCCGCCACCGCCGAGTCGCTGCTGTGCGTGCAGACTCTGGAGAACCTCCGTAACAGCGGACGCATCAGTGCGGCGAGCCATCTGCTCGGCTCGGCGCTGTCGATCAAGCCGATCCTGCACATGGAGGACGGCGTGCTGGCTCTGAAGGAACGTCAGCGGACCACTACCAAGGCGATCAACCGGATGATCGACTCGATCGTCGAGCACGTCGGCGCCGACGAGGTGACGGTCGCCGTGCAGCACTGCCAGGCGCCGGGGCTCGCCGTCGAGGTGCTCGAACGAGTCTGCGACCGGTTGCCGAAGGTGACGTCCTCGCTGGTGGTTGATCTGGGGCAGGTGCTCGGGGTGCACGTCGGGCGCGGCGCCGTCGGTATCGCAACCGGCCACGGATTGCTACCCCTGGACTGA
- a CDS encoding DUF559 domain-containing protein produces the protein MRDDARLARTIADNDGIITSAQARALGLTRGAIRGREQRQEWQRLVGGVYLCNTHDFTAAARLRAAVAVHRGVADRTAAAYWHGMIDDLPAVVTLSVARSTAAKANAPFDTSVVRRTFAAEDLEVVRGLEVTRRPLTVLMAAPLLDDPQAFLDRRLQLGEVTLESLQRAFERNSRRPGMTEIAPLLAAASTASEAESERAFAERLDDEQIGGWVQQFAFGRWLIDFAWPAEGIAVEIHGWAYHRDRRRFESDNAKAAALAAAGWLVIPFTWRQLADDPIGCIEKLVSALRIRRELLG, from the coding sequence ATGAGAGACGACGCACGGCTCGCCCGTACCATCGCCGACAACGACGGCATCATCACCTCTGCCCAGGCCCGGGCACTCGGCCTCACCCGGGGAGCTATCCGCGGCCGGGAACAGCGGCAGGAATGGCAGCGCCTGGTCGGCGGGGTCTACCTCTGCAACACCCACGACTTCACCGCTGCCGCACGTCTGCGCGCCGCCGTCGCCGTCCACCGCGGTGTCGCCGACCGGACGGCCGCCGCGTACTGGCACGGCATGATCGACGACCTGCCCGCGGTGGTGACCCTGTCGGTCGCCAGATCCACCGCCGCCAAGGCCAACGCACCCTTCGACACGTCGGTCGTCCGGCGCACCTTCGCCGCCGAGGACCTGGAGGTGGTGCGCGGTCTCGAGGTGACTCGTCGGCCGCTCACCGTCTTGATGGCCGCACCCCTGCTCGACGATCCCCAGGCCTTCCTCGACCGGAGGCTGCAACTCGGCGAAGTGACCCTCGAATCGCTCCAGCGCGCATTCGAACGGAACTCGCGACGGCCCGGCATGACGGAGATCGCACCACTCCTGGCCGCGGCTTCCACGGCCAGCGAAGCCGAATCGGAGCGTGCCTTCGCCGAGCGCCTCGACGACGAACAGATCGGCGGCTGGGTGCAGCAGTTCGCCTTCGGCAGGTGGTTGATCGACTTCGCGTGGCCGGCCGAGGGCATCGCCGTGGAGATCCACGGCTGGGCCTACCATCGCGACCGGCGGCGCTTCGAGTCCGACAACGCCAAGGCCGCCGCACTCGCCGCCGCCGGGTGGCTGGTGATCCCGTTCACCTGGCGGCAGCTCGCCGACGACCCGATCGGCTGCATCGAGAAGCTGGTGTCGGCGCTCCGAATTCGGCGTGAGCTCCTCGGGTGA
- the octT gene encoding diglucosylglycerate octanoyltransferase, whose translation MPGEGAPVADTGPGRVLVLADSLSFYGPTGGLAADDARIWPNLVASGVSRPVDLFARIGWTSRDIWWAVTQDPRIWAALPKAEVVVLAYGGMDSLPSPLPTALREQIRYVRPSALRERVRNTYGWLQPRLSGLGWPMVLPPRVTVDYFEKVRSSISQLRPELPILVALPPTHASPYYGYAHHGRVPTSAAIARWAAAHRLPTVDFYPITAAHFADGADRMNPDGIHWGLHTHEAIAGLVAPAVADLIAQSPG comes from the coding sequence GTGCCGGGGGAGGGGGCGCCGGTTGCGGACACCGGCCCCGGACGCGTGCTGGTGCTGGCCGACTCGCTCTCGTTCTACGGTCCCACCGGCGGACTCGCCGCCGACGATGCCCGGATCTGGCCGAACCTGGTCGCCTCCGGGGTGAGTCGTCCCGTCGATCTGTTCGCGCGGATCGGCTGGACCAGCCGGGACATCTGGTGGGCGGTCACGCAGGATCCGCGCATCTGGGCCGCGCTGCCGAAGGCCGAGGTGGTGGTGCTCGCCTACGGCGGGATGGACTCGCTGCCGTCACCGCTGCCGACGGCGCTGCGGGAGCAGATCCGGTACGTCCGGCCGTCGGCGTTGCGTGAGCGGGTCCGGAACACGTACGGGTGGCTGCAGCCCCGGCTGTCCGGACTGGGCTGGCCGATGGTGCTGCCCCCGCGGGTGACGGTCGACTACTTCGAGAAGGTGCGCTCCTCGATCAGTCAGCTGCGGCCCGAGCTGCCTATCCTGGTAGCGCTTCCTCCCACGCATGCGAGTCCGTACTACGGATACGCGCACCACGGCCGTGTGCCGACGAGTGCCGCGATCGCTCGCTGGGCTGCCGCGCACCGCCTGCCCACGGTCGATTTCTATCCGATCACGGCGGCGCACTTCGCTGACGGGGCGGACCGCATGAATCCGGACGGGATCCATTGGGGTCTGCACACGCACGAGGCGATCGCCGGCCTCGTCGCACCCGCTGTCGCCGACCTGATCGCGCAATCGCCGGGCTGA
- a CDS encoding histidine phosphatase family protein produces MTVEPDQGDTSVERLTPIVRRLVLLRHGQTEYNATRRMQGHLDTELSDLGVAQAAEAARVIGARSPRLIRSSDLRRAHDTALALAAVTGLDVVTDPRLRETHLGDWQGLSHSEVDAAMPGARRIWRDDATWTPPGGESRVDVAARAVPVVAELVEQLDGWGEGDQSERPVVLVAHGGVIAALTAGLLELPVENWPILGGLANTSWVQLSGHSLPGEEPTWRLDVWNAASAAADTPLADTGVQ; encoded by the coding sequence GTGACCGTCGAACCGGACCAGGGCGACACCAGCGTCGAGCGGCTCACGCCGATCGTGCGGCGTCTGGTGCTGCTGCGGCACGGCCAGACCGAGTACAATGCGACCCGGCGCATGCAGGGACATCTGGACACCGAACTCTCGGACCTGGGGGTGGCGCAGGCAGCGGAGGCCGCGCGGGTGATCGGGGCCCGGTCGCCCCGGCTGATCCGGTCCTCGGATCTGCGTCGCGCGCACGACACCGCGCTGGCGCTGGCCGCCGTCACCGGACTCGACGTGGTGACCGATCCCCGGCTCCGCGAGACGCACCTGGGCGACTGGCAGGGTCTCTCGCACTCCGAGGTGGACGCGGCCATGCCGGGGGCCCGGCGGATCTGGCGCGACGACGCGACATGGACTCCGCCGGGCGGAGAGAGCCGCGTCGACGTGGCCGCCCGCGCGGTGCCGGTGGTGGCCGAGCTCGTCGAGCAACTCGACGGCTGGGGCGAGGGCGACCAATCCGAGCGCCCCGTGGTGCTGGTGGCGCACGGTGGGGTCATCGCCGCGCTGACCGCCGGCTTGCTGGAACTTCCTGTCGAGAACTGGCCGATCCTCGGTGGGCTGGCGAACACCAGCTGGGTGCAGTTGTCCGGGCACAGTCTGCCGGGGGAGGAACCTACCTGGCGGCTGGACGTGTGGAACGCCGCCAGCGCGGCCGCCGACACCCCGCTGGCCGACACCGGGGTGCAGTAG